One Streptomyces sp. NBC_01217 genomic region harbors:
- the fsxC gene encoding FxsC protein, which translates to MLTQDGGRVHATTQQRAADHRPYFFLSYAHTPGYGGGTDPDMWVERLFQDLCGHVMAMTDLPAGAPAGFIDREIRSGEGWSERLGEVLATCRVFVPLFSPRYFASEMCGKEWYAFAQRAIHYRARSNQPAEAIVPALWVPVPPSQLPGPAERLQFNHRDFGDRYVSDGLYGLIKLRLFAEEYERAVYELAKRIVSVADTIRIGTGRPVDYRLAPSAFGPPNSSVGGPRPMQVTIAAPTRHDLPEGRNAEYYGDNPQDWNPYHPTAARPLAYVAEDLVRSLNYQATISSFDEESGHPEGKQPPSRPEILLVDRWALQDEDRRRRLAAFDAENRPWVTMVVPWNREDHESRAAEAELTEKLEQTMPTKMRQGRAYCRAAAKGVPSMDAFGQILPQVVEVAAQQYLRHAAVYPPATGGVHTERTRLMGPMAQTYYTPETHDPATDAEDTDDGQS; encoded by the coding sequence GTGCTCACACAGGACGGGGGTCGTGTGCACGCAACAACGCAGCAGCGAGCGGCGGACCATCGGCCGTACTTCTTCTTGAGTTATGCACATACACCGGGGTACGGCGGTGGAACGGACCCCGATATGTGGGTCGAACGGCTCTTCCAGGACCTCTGCGGTCATGTGATGGCGATGACCGATCTGCCCGCGGGCGCGCCCGCCGGGTTCATCGACCGCGAGATACGTTCCGGCGAGGGCTGGTCCGAGCGGCTCGGCGAGGTGCTCGCCACCTGCCGGGTGTTCGTCCCGCTGTTCTCGCCGCGCTATTTCGCCAGCGAGATGTGCGGCAAGGAGTGGTACGCCTTCGCGCAGCGCGCCATTCACTACCGGGCCCGCTCCAACCAGCCCGCCGAGGCGATCGTCCCGGCGCTCTGGGTTCCGGTGCCGCCGAGTCAACTCCCGGGCCCCGCCGAGCGATTACAGTTCAACCACCGCGACTTCGGAGACCGTTACGTCAGCGACGGACTCTACGGGCTGATCAAACTCAGGCTCTTCGCCGAGGAGTACGAGCGCGCGGTGTACGAACTCGCCAAGCGCATCGTCAGCGTCGCGGACACCATACGGATCGGCACCGGCCGCCCCGTCGACTACCGGCTGGCCCCCAGTGCCTTCGGCCCGCCGAACAGCTCAGTCGGCGGCCCCCGCCCCATGCAGGTCACCATCGCCGCCCCCACCCGGCACGACCTGCCCGAGGGACGCAATGCCGAGTACTACGGCGACAACCCGCAGGACTGGAACCCCTACCACCCGACCGCCGCCCGCCCCCTGGCCTATGTCGCCGAGGATCTGGTGCGCTCCCTCAACTACCAGGCCACCATCTCCTCCTTCGACGAGGAGTCCGGGCACCCGGAGGGCAAACAGCCGCCCAGCAGGCCGGAGATCCTGCTGGTCGACCGCTGGGCCCTGCAGGACGAGGACCGGCGCAGGCGGCTCGCCGCCTTCGACGCCGAGAACCGCCCCTGGGTGACGATGGTCGTGCCGTGGAACCGCGAGGACCACGAGAGCAGGGCGGCCGAGGCCGAACTGACCGAGAAACTCGAACAGACCATGCCGACCAAGATGCGCCAGGGGCGGGCCTACTGCCGGGCCGCCGCCAAGGGCGTACCCAGCATGGATGCCTTCGGGCAGATCCTGCCGCAGGTGGTCGAGGTGGCGGCCCAGCAGTACCTGAGACACGCGGCGGTCTACCCACCCGCCACCGGCGGCGTACACACCGAACGGACCCGGCTGATGGGGCCGATGGCGCAGACGTACTACACCCCCGAGACACACGACCCTGCGACGGATGCGGAGGACACGGATGACGGCCAGTCGTGA
- the fxsBH gene encoding radical SAM/SPASM protein FxsBH, inactivated beta-hydroxylase extension form: protein MTGPLVPFREVVLKVHSRCDLACDHCYVYEHADQSWRTRPRTISDDVIFRTAQRLAEHAKTHALPSVSVILHGGEPLLAGPARLRRVCEELTSAFEGIAELDLRIHTNGIQLSPRYLDLFDEFGVKVGISLDGDRAANDRHRRYADGRSSHPLVLKAVELLRQERYRHLNLGLLCTVDIENDPRAVLDALTELDPPLIDFLLPHATWDEPPPRPDGSPTAYADWLLAVFDRWQEQARPVPVRLFSSVLSTLSGGPSLTESLGLAPTDLVVVETDGQLEQVDSLKSAYEGAAATGFDVFTHTFDEVAAHPGVQARQLGLAGVSETCRSCPVVRSCGGGLYTHRYRSTGPSGAFDNPSVYCADLAALVRGIEARTAASLVATAVTGADELAAAQQDLTRTLLARLNADIGRRGGERWAAVWELAATVDASDEGARGLDEVLAHPYTRSWLLRALEVVHERHGAERAARRMAAYLAAAAVRAGLDLPVGVTFSGGRIFLPGLGELRIGDAQEYGTALVRATEDGFLVRREGSGAAERRVVRPRAAGPGWRPLRRLATPGSAPGLVLDDLDPYRACFPLPPADALGDRAAAGLAARIGEAWTLIETKAPGRTEEMAGRLTTLTPLTGLAPAEPSVGQHGYGALGISPDGSSEELASALLRGFRRAELRALRDVTDLYAADGSWEHRMPWQEEPVPFSRLLADTYERMALGAFDPSCLEGVPQALDTLEGAAELTVSGKRLLDQMRKEI from the coding sequence ATGACAGGACCCCTGGTCCCTTTCCGCGAAGTCGTTCTCAAGGTCCACAGCAGATGCGATCTTGCCTGTGACCATTGCTATGTCTATGAACATGCAGATCAGAGCTGGCGAACCCGGCCGAGAACAATCTCTGATGATGTCATCTTCCGGACTGCTCAGCGCTTGGCCGAGCATGCCAAGACACATGCACTGCCCTCCGTGTCAGTGATCCTGCACGGAGGGGAGCCCCTACTGGCGGGCCCCGCCCGGCTGCGGCGCGTCTGCGAAGAGCTCACCTCGGCCTTCGAGGGCATCGCGGAGCTCGACCTCCGTATCCACACCAACGGAATCCAGCTCAGCCCGCGCTATCTCGACCTCTTCGACGAGTTCGGCGTCAAGGTCGGCATCTCCCTCGACGGAGACCGGGCCGCCAACGACCGGCACCGCCGCTACGCCGACGGACGCAGCAGCCACCCCCTGGTCCTCAAGGCCGTCGAGCTGCTCCGGCAGGAGCGCTACCGCCATCTCAACCTCGGGCTCCTGTGCACCGTCGACATCGAGAACGACCCGCGCGCGGTCCTCGACGCACTCACCGAGCTCGACCCGCCGCTCATCGACTTCCTGCTTCCGCACGCCACCTGGGACGAGCCGCCGCCCCGCCCGGACGGATCACCCACCGCCTACGCCGACTGGCTCCTCGCGGTCTTCGACCGCTGGCAGGAGCAGGCGCGCCCGGTGCCGGTCCGGCTCTTCTCCTCGGTGCTGTCCACGCTGAGCGGCGGCCCCAGCCTCACCGAGTCCCTGGGGCTCGCCCCCACCGACCTCGTCGTCGTCGAGACCGACGGCCAGCTGGAGCAGGTCGACTCGCTCAAGAGCGCCTACGAAGGCGCCGCGGCCACCGGATTCGACGTCTTCACCCACACCTTCGACGAGGTCGCGGCCCACCCCGGGGTGCAGGCCCGCCAGCTCGGGCTGGCCGGGGTCAGCGAGACCTGCCGCAGCTGCCCCGTCGTACGTTCGTGCGGGGGCGGCCTGTACACCCACCGGTACCGCTCCACAGGGCCGTCCGGCGCATTCGACAACCCGTCCGTGTACTGCGCCGATCTGGCCGCCCTGGTGCGCGGCATCGAGGCGCGCACCGCTGCCTCCCTCGTCGCGACCGCGGTGACCGGGGCCGACGAGCTGGCCGCCGCCCAGCAGGACCTCACCCGCACCCTGCTCGCCCGGCTGAACGCCGACATCGGGCGCCGCGGCGGCGAGCGGTGGGCGGCCGTCTGGGAGCTTGCCGCCACCGTCGACGCGTCCGACGAGGGAGCCCGCGGTCTGGACGAGGTGCTGGCGCACCCGTACACCCGCAGCTGGCTGCTGCGCGCGTTGGAGGTGGTCCACGAGCGGCACGGGGCCGAGCGGGCGGCGCGCCGGATGGCGGCGTACCTCGCGGCCGCTGCTGTACGGGCGGGCCTCGATCTGCCCGTAGGGGTGACCTTCTCGGGCGGCAGGATCTTCCTGCCCGGTCTCGGGGAGTTGCGGATCGGGGACGCGCAGGAGTACGGCACGGCACTGGTGCGGGCCACCGAGGACGGCTTCCTGGTCCGGCGGGAGGGGAGCGGCGCGGCCGAGCGGCGGGTCGTACGGCCTCGGGCGGCCGGTCCCGGCTGGCGGCCGCTGCGCCGGCTCGCGACGCCCGGTTCGGCGCCCGGTCTCGTACTCGACGACCTCGACCCGTACCGCGCGTGCTTCCCCCTGCCTCCCGCGGACGCCCTCGGCGACCGGGCGGCCGCCGGTCTGGCGGCCAGGATCGGCGAGGCCTGGACGCTGATCGAGACGAAGGCACCGGGGCGCACCGAGGAGATGGCGGGCCGCCTCACCACCCTCACGCCGCTGACCGGCCTGGCCCCGGCCGAGCCCTCCGTCGGGCAGCACGGATACGGCGCACTGGGGATCTCCCCGGACGGCAGCTCCGAGGAGCTGGCGTCCGCACTGCTGCGGGGCTTCCGGCGGGCCGAATTGAGGGCGCTTCGCGATGTCACGGATCTTTACGCGGCAGACGGCTCCTGGGAACATCGGATGCCCTGGCAGGAAGAACCAGTTCCGTTTTCCCGGTTGCTGGCCGACACCTATGAGCGGATGGCGCTCGGGGCTTTCGATCCGAGCTGTCTGGAGGGTGTACCGCAGGCCCTCGACACGCTGGAGGGTGCCGCCGAACTGACCGTCAGTGGAAAACGGCTGCTGGATCAGATGCGGAAAGAAATCTGA
- the fxsA gene encoding FxSxx-COOH cyclophane-containing RiPP peptide, whose protein sequence is MKTTESSLSFAVAKKNRVPLTEIDARGTDAARKLGRVHAASAGRPTQASTFNSAL, encoded by the coding sequence GTGAAGACCACTGAATCCTCCCTCTCCTTCGCCGTTGCGAAGAAGAACCGTGTGCCGCTCACCGAGATCGATGCGCGCGGCACCGACGCCGCCCGCAAGCTCGGTCGCGTGCACGCCGCGTCAGCCGGTCGCCCCACCCAGGCATCGACCTTCAACTCGGCACTCTGA
- a CDS encoding DUF4231 domain-containing protein, with translation MTAIPGPLQSMVFRNADLPALFHHTDAIAIASQREAVNTTRVQLILLVVGTLPAAVPWHAELADTFQLTDAIGVLAYAGVLITTYLTAQRKAKSQWQLNRSAAEFIKSMCWRYSVHGSPFDTTTQHPEAVFANRLEEGLQELRKVGWSDPRDLTADSGGLITDSMRELRNKAFTVRKETYVRDRLIEQRSWYRRRQEVSRRATLAWSTTIAVLTALALVFALLRTFSVTQSFALTGVLSAAAAACLAWSEMRRHHPLISAHSLVEQDLEAMQVAMETTLTERQWPRAVFETERIVSPQHTDWLARHQM, from the coding sequence ATGACGGCGATTCCCGGACCGCTGCAGAGCATGGTGTTCAGGAACGCCGACCTGCCGGCACTCTTCCACCACACGGACGCGATCGCCATCGCAAGCCAGCGGGAGGCCGTGAACACCACCCGCGTCCAGCTGATCCTACTGGTCGTGGGCACCCTGCCGGCCGCGGTTCCCTGGCATGCGGAGCTGGCTGACACGTTTCAACTCACCGATGCCATCGGCGTGTTGGCCTATGCGGGTGTCCTGATCACGACGTACCTCACCGCCCAGCGCAAAGCAAAGTCGCAATGGCAACTCAACCGCTCGGCGGCGGAGTTCATCAAGTCGATGTGCTGGCGTTACTCGGTGCACGGCTCACCGTTCGACACCACGACCCAGCACCCCGAGGCGGTGTTCGCGAACCGCCTTGAGGAGGGCCTCCAGGAGCTCCGGAAGGTGGGGTGGTCCGACCCCCGCGATCTGACCGCGGATTCGGGCGGACTGATCACGGACTCCATGCGGGAGTTGCGGAACAAGGCATTCACCGTGCGCAAGGAGACGTATGTACGCGATCGGCTGATAGAGCAGCGCAGTTGGTATCGCAGGCGCCAGGAGGTGTCCCGGCGGGCCACGCTCGCCTGGTCGACCACCATTGCCGTACTGACGGCGCTCGCCCTGGTGTTCGCGCTGCTGAGAACGTTCTCCGTCACCCAGTCCTTCGCCCTGACGGGGGTGCTGTCCGCCGCCGCGGCGGCCTGTCTGGCGTGGAGCGAGATGCGCCGCCACCATCCGCTGATATCGGCCCACTCCCTGGTGGAGCAGGATCTGGAGGCGATGCAGGTGGCGATGGAGACCACTCTGACCGAGCGTCAGTGGCCGCGGGCGGTCTTCGAGACCGAGCGCATCGTCTCCCCGCAGCACACCGACTGGCTTGCACGGCACCAGATGTGA
- a CDS encoding S1 family peptidase, which yields MRIKRTTPLSGTAKRTRAVAIAAGLVAVAALAVPSAQATPTTTFSANQLSDASDAVLGADVAGTAWRVDPATGTLVVTADSTVSQAEIKQIKQSAGANAGALRIERTSGKFSKLLAGGDAIYAPGWRCSLGFNVRSGSTYYFLTAGHCTDGNPPWYTNSSNSTSIGPTVGSSFPTNDYGIVRYDNTSLAHPGTVGSVDITSAANATVGMSVTRRGSTTGIHSGTVTGLNATVNYGGGDIVYGMIQTNVCAEPGDSGGPLYSGSRAIGLTSGGSGNCSSGGTTFFQPVTEALSAYGVSVY from the coding sequence GTGAGGATCAAGCGCACCACCCCCCTCAGCGGCACCGCGAAGCGCACCAGAGCGGTCGCCATCGCCGCAGGTCTCGTCGCCGTCGCCGCACTCGCCGTCCCCAGCGCCCAGGCCACCCCCACGACGACCTTCAGTGCCAACCAGCTCTCCGACGCGAGCGACGCCGTGCTCGGCGCCGATGTGGCGGGTACCGCCTGGCGTGTCGACCCGGCGACCGGCACCCTCGTGGTCACCGCGGACAGCACGGTCTCGCAGGCCGAGATCAAGCAGATCAAGCAGTCCGCCGGAGCCAACGCCGGCGCCCTGCGGATCGAGCGCACCTCCGGAAAGTTCAGCAAGCTGCTCGCCGGCGGCGACGCCATCTACGCCCCCGGCTGGCGCTGTTCCCTCGGCTTCAACGTCCGCAGCGGCAGCACCTACTACTTCCTGACCGCCGGTCACTGCACCGACGGCAACCCGCCCTGGTACACCAACTCCTCCAACTCGACCAGCATCGGCCCGACGGTCGGATCCAGCTTCCCGACCAACGACTACGGCATCGTGCGCTACGACAACACCTCGCTCGCCCACCCGGGCACGGTCGGCAGCGTCGACATCACCAGCGCGGCCAACGCCACGGTGGGCATGTCGGTCACCCGCCGGGGCTCCACCACAGGCATCCACAGCGGCACCGTCACGGGTCTCAACGCCACGGTCAACTACGGCGGCGGAGACATCGTCTACGGCATGATCCAGACCAACGTCTGTGCGGAGCCCGGCGACTCCGGCGGTCCCCTCTACTCCGGCTCCAGGGCGATCGGTCTGACCTCGGGCGGCAGCGGCAACTGCTCCTCCGGCGGTACGACCTTCTTCCAGCCGGTCACCGAGGCGCTCAGCGCGTACGGGGTCAGCGTCTACTGA
- a CDS encoding DUF1684 domain-containing protein — MSTDAQQPHGPGQAAQDWNHWHEERTVTVSAPYGPLSLTGTHWLSDHLEGSLPGVPGQWREDGEELVLSAVEADGLTVDGKPFTGEVRLTADRGPIDGSRVAHGERRLVVLSREGLWAVRDFDPASAARRAFGTIEATPYDARWVLPGTFRPYDTARTVRVENADGVERGLGLGGEIAFEVDGTEHTLQAAVEPDGSLWAVFADATSGNSSYRFRFLRPSAPSEDGSVTVDLNRALLPPCAFADHFICPFPPPGNTLPVAVEAGERNRVDG, encoded by the coding sequence ATGAGCACGGACGCACAGCAGCCGCACGGTCCGGGGCAGGCGGCACAGGACTGGAACCACTGGCACGAGGAGCGCACCGTCACGGTCTCCGCTCCGTACGGACCGCTCTCCCTCACCGGCACCCACTGGCTCTCCGACCATCTGGAAGGCAGCCTTCCGGGGGTGCCCGGGCAGTGGCGGGAGGACGGTGAGGAGCTGGTGCTCAGCGCCGTCGAAGCGGACGGTCTGACCGTCGACGGCAAGCCGTTCACCGGCGAGGTCCGGCTCACCGCCGACCGCGGCCCGATCGACGGGTCCCGCGTCGCGCACGGCGAGCGGCGGCTGGTCGTACTGAGCCGCGAAGGGCTCTGGGCGGTACGGGACTTCGACCCCGCGTCCGCGGCGCGGCGCGCCTTCGGGACGATAGAGGCCACGCCGTACGACGCCCGCTGGGTGCTGCCGGGCACCTTCCGCCCGTACGACACCGCCCGTACGGTCCGGGTCGAGAACGCCGACGGTGTCGAGCGCGGGCTCGGCCTCGGCGGCGAGATCGCCTTCGAGGTGGACGGCACCGAGCACACCCTCCAGGCCGCGGTCGAGCCCGACGGCTCGCTCTGGGCGGTCTTCGCAGATGCCACCAGTGGGAACAGCAGCTACCGCTTCCGGTTCCTGCGGCCCTCGGCCCCGTCCGAGGACGGCAGCGTGACGGTCGACCTCAACCGTGCGCTGCTGCCGCCCTGCGCCTTCGCGGATCACTTCATCTGTCCCTTCCCGCCGCCGGGCAACACCCTTCCCGTCGCCGTCGAGGCGGGGGAGCGCAACCGCGTCGACGGCTGA
- a CDS encoding NtaA/DmoA family FMN-dependent monooxygenase (This protein belongs to a clade of FMN-dependent monooxygenases, within a broader family of flavin-dependent oxidoreductases, the luciferase-like monooxygenase (LMM) family, some of whose members use coenzyme F420 rather than FMN.) produces the protein MHLAAHFPGVNNTTVWADPRSRSQIDFSSFEHLARTAERGRFDFLFLAEGLRLREHNGLIHDLDVVGRPESLTVLAALATVTDRLGLAATVNATFNEPYELARRLATLDHLSGGRAAWNVVTSSDAFTGENFRRGGYLDRADRYTRAAEFVATARELWDTWTPDGTPRPFCHQGQHFTIEGEFTVPRSPQGHPIVIQAGDSPEGREFAASAADVIFTRHGTLEAGRTFYADVKARLAKYGRQPGELKIMPGVTFVLGDNDAEAQERVAEIRLQQVSPQNALLALEQVWGRDLSSYDPDGPLPGIDPDPESALVQGRVRHGDPLAVAARWRALAQEKGLSIRQTVIETTGRQSFIGSPQTVAARLTEFVAADAADGFILVPHLTPGGLDGFVDRVVPLLQERGVFRSEYTGPTLRSHLGLAEPVWKG, from the coding sequence ATGCATCTCGCCGCCCACTTCCCGGGTGTGAACAACACCACCGTCTGGGCGGACCCCCGCTCCAGGAGCCAGATCGACTTCTCCTCCTTCGAGCACCTGGCCCGCACGGCGGAGCGCGGCAGGTTCGACTTCCTCTTCCTGGCCGAGGGGCTGCGGCTGCGCGAGCACAACGGCCTGATCCACGACCTGGACGTGGTCGGCCGCCCCGAATCCCTCACCGTGCTGGCCGCGCTGGCGACCGTCACCGACCGGCTGGGCCTCGCAGCCACCGTCAACGCCACCTTCAACGAGCCGTACGAACTGGCCCGCCGCCTCGCCACCCTCGACCACCTCAGCGGCGGCCGGGCCGCCTGGAACGTCGTCACCTCCTCGGACGCCTTCACCGGGGAGAACTTCCGGCGCGGCGGCTACCTCGACCGGGCCGACCGGTACACCCGGGCCGCCGAGTTCGTCGCCACCGCCCGCGAGCTGTGGGACACCTGGACCCCCGACGGCACCCCGCGCCCGTTTTGTCACCAGGGTCAGCACTTCACCATCGAGGGCGAGTTCACCGTCCCGCGCTCCCCGCAGGGCCACCCGATCGTGATCCAGGCCGGGGACTCCCCGGAGGGCCGCGAGTTCGCCGCGTCCGCCGCCGATGTCATCTTCACCCGGCACGGCACCCTGGAGGCCGGCCGCACCTTCTACGCAGACGTCAAGGCGCGGCTGGCGAAGTACGGCAGGCAACCCGGCGAGCTGAAGATCATGCCCGGGGTCACCTTCGTCCTCGGCGACAACGATGCCGAGGCCCAGGAGAGGGTGGCCGAGATCCGCCTCCAGCAGGTCTCCCCGCAGAACGCGCTGCTGGCCCTGGAACAGGTCTGGGGCCGTGACCTCTCCTCCTACGACCCCGACGGACCGCTGCCCGGGATCGACCCGGACCCCGAGTCCGCGCTGGTCCAGGGCCGGGTCAGGCACGGCGACCCCCTTGCCGTCGCGGCCCGCTGGCGTGCGCTGGCCCAGGAGAAGGGGCTCTCGATCCGGCAGACCGTCATCGAGACGACCGGGCGGCAGTCCTTCATCGGCAGCCCGCAGACGGTCGCGGCGCGGCTGACGGAGTTCGTGGCCGCCGACGCCGCCGACGGATTCATTCTCGTACCGCATCTCACCCCGGGCGGCCTGGACGGCTTCGTCGACCGGGTCGTCCCGCTCCTCCAGGAGCGCGGTGTGTTCCGCTCCGAATACACCGGTCCCACACTGCGGTCGCATCTCGGGCTCGCCGAGCCGGTATGGAAAGGTTGA
- a CDS encoding ABC transporter substrate-binding protein — translation MSTHRTLSVALATLTAAGLLTACGSGDTATTEVKPKGQQDTGINIGPDQHRIRGTKVDAIAAKVPAAIRERGTLRLGASADASPPLGFYATDDKTRIGSEIDIATLIADTLGLKPQFEEVSWENLFVGLDSSKFDGVLSNVTVTEERKEKYDFATYRLDNIAFEAKKGSGWKVKEPKDVAGKTISVASGTNQEKILVDWSEQNVEAGRKPVDIKYFQKDTDYYLALQSGRIDAYLGPSPSANYHVASAGQSEIVGTLSGAGDGLQGKIAVTTKKGSGLVEAYAAAVDHIVQDGSYAKVLKRWGLSGEAVTKSEINPPGLPKTEN, via the coding sequence GTGTCCACCCATCGCACCCTTTCCGTCGCGCTCGCCACCCTCACCGCCGCAGGACTTCTCACGGCCTGCGGCAGCGGTGACACCGCCACCACCGAGGTGAAGCCGAAGGGGCAGCAGGACACGGGTATCAACATCGGCCCCGACCAGCACCGGATCAGAGGCACGAAGGTCGACGCCATCGCGGCGAAGGTGCCCGCGGCCATCCGTGAGCGCGGCACGCTGCGGCTGGGCGCGAGCGCCGACGCCTCGCCGCCGCTGGGCTTCTACGCGACCGACGACAAGACCCGGATCGGCTCCGAGATCGACATAGCGACCCTGATCGCCGACACGCTCGGTCTGAAACCGCAGTTCGAGGAGGTCTCCTGGGAGAACCTCTTCGTCGGCCTCGACAGCTCCAAGTTCGACGGTGTGCTCTCGAACGTCACGGTCACCGAGGAGCGCAAGGAGAAGTACGACTTCGCGACCTACCGGCTCGACAACATCGCCTTCGAGGCCAAGAAGGGCTCCGGCTGGAAGGTGAAGGAGCCGAAGGACGTGGCGGGGAAGACGATCTCCGTGGCATCCGGGACCAACCAGGAGAAGATCCTCGTCGACTGGAGCGAGCAGAACGTCGAGGCCGGGCGCAAGCCGGTGGACATCAAGTACTTCCAGAAGGACACCGACTACTACCTGGCCCTCCAGTCCGGCCGGATCGACGCCTACCTCGGCCCCAGCCCGTCCGCCAACTACCACGTCGCATCGGCCGGCCAGTCCGAGATCGTCGGCACGCTGTCGGGCGCGGGCGACGGGCTCCAGGGCAAGATCGCCGTCACCACGAAGAAGGGCAGCGGCCTTGTCGAGGCGTACGCCGCCGCCGTCGACCACATCGTGCAGGACGGCTCCTACGCCAAGGTGCTGAAGCGCTGGGGGCTCTCGGGTGAGGCCGTCACGAAGTCCGAGATCAACCCGCCCGGCCTGCCCAAGACCGAGAACTGA
- a CDS encoding amino acid ABC transporter ATP-binding protein, translated as MVEIRSVHKSFGSLEVLRGIDLSVRTGEVTVVLGPSGSGKSTLLRTINHLEKVDNGWISVDGTLVGYRRDGNKLYELREREVLRQRTRIGFVFQNFNLFPHLTVLENIIEAPVAALGRPKKEAVAAAEKLLARVGLADKAGAYPRQLSGGQQQRVAIARALALEPKLLLFDEPTSALDPELVGEVLDVIKDLALQGTTMIVVTHEIGFAREVADTVVFMDEGRIVEQGAPGDVLDDPKHERTRAFLSKVL; from the coding sequence ATGGTCGAGATCCGCTCCGTCCACAAGAGCTTCGGCAGCCTCGAAGTGCTGCGCGGCATCGACCTGTCCGTGCGCACCGGAGAGGTGACCGTCGTCCTCGGCCCGTCCGGCTCCGGCAAGTCCACGCTCCTGCGCACCATCAACCACCTGGAGAAGGTGGACAACGGCTGGATCAGCGTCGACGGCACCCTGGTCGGCTACCGCAGGGACGGCAACAAGCTGTACGAGCTCCGCGAGCGCGAGGTCCTGCGCCAGCGCACCCGGATCGGCTTCGTCTTCCAGAACTTCAATCTCTTCCCGCACCTGACCGTGCTGGAGAACATCATCGAGGCCCCGGTCGCCGCCCTCGGCCGCCCGAAGAAGGAAGCCGTCGCCGCCGCGGAGAAGCTCCTGGCCCGGGTCGGCCTCGCCGACAAGGCGGGGGCGTACCCCAGGCAGCTCTCCGGCGGGCAGCAGCAGCGCGTCGCCATCGCCCGGGCCCTGGCCCTCGAACCGAAGCTGCTGCTCTTCGACGAGCCGACCTCGGCGCTCGACCCCGAGCTGGTCGGCGAGGTACTCGACGTCATCAAGGACCTGGCGCTCCAGGGCACCACGATGATCGTCGTCACACACGAGATCGGCTTCGCCCGCGAGGTCGCCGACACCGTCGTCTTCATGGACGAGGGGCGGATCGTCGAGCAGGGCGCTCCCGGCGACGTACTCGACGACCCGAAGCACGAGCGCACCCGCGCCTTCCTCTCCAAGGTCCTGTGA
- a CDS encoding amino acid ABC transporter permease, with product MSLTSDPPIGKATGPQTDAPAADHDTLTVVPVRHPWRWVAVAATVVVLAQFLHGLVTNPGWEWDVFAQFFTAETILKAVWVTLQLTFYGTVLGFALGIVLAFMRLSASPFLSAVAYAYIWAFRSIPLIVQLLFWFNLAYLYKELQFGIPFGPGFFSFDTMNLVSAMSAAVLGLALHQAAYAAEIVRGGVLAVDSGQLEAAAALGIPRHRQLRRIVLPQAMRSILPNAANEIISLFKGTSIVSVMAIGELFYQVQVVYGRNGRVVPLLMVATVWYILLTTVLSVLQHYVERHYAKGAAR from the coding sequence ATGTCCCTCACCAGCGATCCACCCATCGGCAAGGCGACAGGACCACAGACCGACGCGCCCGCCGCCGACCACGACACGCTCACCGTCGTCCCCGTACGCCACCCGTGGCGCTGGGTCGCCGTCGCCGCCACCGTCGTCGTACTCGCCCAGTTCCTGCACGGCCTGGTCACCAACCCCGGCTGGGAGTGGGACGTCTTCGCCCAGTTCTTCACCGCCGAGACCATCCTCAAGGCCGTCTGGGTCACCCTCCAGCTGACCTTCTACGGCACGGTCCTCGGCTTCGCGCTCGGCATCGTGCTCGCCTTCATGCGTCTGTCGGCCAGCCCGTTCCTCAGCGCGGTCGCCTACGCGTACATCTGGGCGTTCCGCTCCATCCCGCTCATCGTCCAGCTGCTCTTCTGGTTCAACCTCGCCTATCTCTACAAGGAGTTGCAGTTCGGCATCCCGTTCGGGCCCGGCTTCTTCTCCTTCGACACGATGAACCTGGTCAGCGCGATGAGCGCCGCCGTCCTCGGACTGGCGCTGCACCAGGCCGCCTACGCGGCGGAGATCGTCCGCGGCGGTGTGCTGGCCGTGGACAGCGGCCAGTTGGAGGCCGCGGCCGCCCTCGGCATCCCCCGGCACCGGCAGCTGCGGCGGATCGTGCTCCCGCAGGCGATGCGCTCCATCCTGCCGAACGCCGCCAACGAGATCATCTCGCTCTTCAAGGGCACCTCGATCGTGTCCGTGATGGCGATCGGCGAACTCTTCTACCAGGTCCAGGTCGTCTACGGACGCAACGGCAGGGTCGTGCCCCTGCTGATGGTCGCCACCGTCTGGTACATCCTCCTGACCACCGTGCTCTCCGTCCTCCAGCACTACGTCGAACGTCACTACGCCAAGGGGGCCGCGCGATGA